A window of Methanobacterium sp. contains these coding sequences:
- the hpt gene encoding hypoxanthine/guanine phosphoribosyltransferase → MLDILKKTLIESPVVKKGEYDYFIHPITDGIMLVEPDLLREVSNAIKEVADLKVDKIVCMEAMGIHIATALSLETNIPFVVVRKRCYGLNNEVAVHQVTGYSECELYINGIRKGDRILVVDDVVSTGGTMMAVLNALESSGVEIADIVAVVEKGDGKARIKKETGHEVKTLIKVDVVDGKVVIKDSVL, encoded by the coding sequence ATGCTGGACATACTTAAAAAAACACTAATAGAATCGCCTGTAGTAAAAAAAGGCGAATACGACTATTTTATACATCCAATAACTGATGGCATTATGCTTGTTGAGCCTGATCTTTTAAGGGAAGTATCTAATGCCATTAAAGAGGTTGCAGATTTAAAAGTTGATAAAATTGTCTGTATGGAAGCCATGGGAATCCATATCGCTACTGCACTCTCCCTTGAAACAAATATTCCATTTGTAGTTGTCAGAAAACGCTGTTATGGTCTGAATAATGAAGTTGCAGTTCACCAAGTTACAGGGTACAGTGAATGCGAACTCTATATCAACGGGATTAGAAAAGGAGACAGAATACTGGTAGTTGATGATGTTGTAAGTACAGGTGGAACTATGATGGCAGTTCTAAATGCTTTAGAGAGCTCTGGAGTTGAAATTGCAGATATCGTCGCCGTTGTGGAAAAGGGAGATGGAAAAGCCAGGATTAAAAAAGAAACAGGACACGAAGTTAAAACCCTCATAAAAGTGGATGTAGTGGACGGAAAAGTGGTTATAAAAGATAGCGTGCTCTAA
- the dph2 gene encoding diphthamide biosynthesis enzyme Dph2, with product MLNYDFRLDEVIGKIKEMNAKAVGIQFPEGLKIHATNVAEKIENETDALVLIAGDPCYGACDVSDTHMEGLVDLIVHFGHIEFPIHYKVPVLFIEAYSKIDVMNAVKNSLELLKDYKKIGLVTTIQHLNLITQIKDLLIENEKEVLMKEGAGTKEGQVLGCNFSAIKDIDADAFLYVGSGNFHALGITLFTEKPVFIADPYINEVRTIDEFKDKILRTRFAKIIKAEEANKFGIVVSSKRGQFRLDLARKIKDMLEEENKEAFIIMLDNISPDLLLPYMDLDAFVITACPRVAIDDANMYKKPLLTPKELEIVLGKRKWEDYKIDEIQHINENY from the coding sequence ATGCTTAATTATGATTTCAGGCTTGATGAAGTTATTGGAAAAATAAAGGAAATGAATGCGAAAGCTGTTGGAATACAGTTTCCTGAAGGTCTTAAAATTCATGCAACCAATGTTGCAGAAAAAATAGAAAATGAAACTGATGCATTGGTGCTTATTGCAGGAGATCCCTGTTATGGTGCATGCGACGTTTCAGATACTCATATGGAAGGTCTTGTTGATTTAATAGTGCATTTTGGGCATATTGAATTTCCAATCCATTATAAAGTACCTGTTCTTTTTATTGAGGCATACTCAAAAATTGATGTAATGAATGCAGTTAAAAATAGTCTTGAATTACTTAAAGACTATAAAAAAATTGGCCTTGTAACTACAATTCAGCATTTAAACCTCATTACCCAGATAAAAGATTTATTAATTGAAAATGAAAAAGAAGTGCTAATGAAGGAAGGCGCAGGGACAAAAGAAGGCCAGGTACTTGGCTGCAACTTCTCAGCAATAAAAGATATCGATGCAGATGCATTTTTATATGTTGGAAGCGGAAATTTCCATGCCCTTGGAATAACACTTTTTACAGAAAAGCCCGTTTTTATAGCAGACCCCTATATTAACGAGGTAAGGACTATCGATGAATTTAAGGATAAAATACTTAGGACACGGTTTGCAAAGATAATAAAAGCTGAAGAAGCAAACAAATTCGGCATTGTTGTATCATCAAAAAGAGGTCAATTCAGATTAGACCTTGCCAGGAAAATAAAGGACATGTTAGAAGAAGAAAATAAGGAAGCATTCATAATAATGCTCGATAACATTTCTCCAGATCTATTACTTCCATATATGGATTTAGATGCATTTGTTATAACCGCATGTCCGCGTGTAGCCATAGATGATGCTAATATGTATAAAAAGCCCCTTCTGACTCCAAAAGAACTGGAAATTGTTCTGGGTAAAAGGAAATGGGAAGATTATAAAATAGATGAAATTCAACATATAAATGAAAACTATTAA
- a CDS encoding exosome complex RNA-binding protein Csl4, with product MKAKSGDFVLPGDVLGVTEEFVPSEWTYEEEGKIKSLVVGTVSIDERNKKIAIVPKTGTPPLLEVGKLIVGEVTDVRGQRVSVKINKIKGEERDLVTSFVGGIHISQAQKGYLAKLSEAFRIGDIVQGKVTKIIGLDNVDLTTADEDMGVLKAMCTNCRHYMVKIGKNEVQCLNCGRKEKRKLSENYEG from the coding sequence ATGAAAGCTAAATCAGGAGATTTTGTTTTACCTGGCGACGTTTTAGGGGTCACTGAAGAATTTGTTCCATCAGAATGGACCTATGAAGAGGAAGGGAAGATAAAATCACTGGTCGTTGGAACAGTTTCCATTGACGAAAGGAATAAAAAAATAGCCATAGTCCCTAAAACAGGCACTCCACCACTTTTAGAGGTTGGAAAGCTCATAGTTGGGGAAGTAACAGATGTAAGAGGCCAGAGAGTTTCAGTAAAAATAAATAAGATTAAAGGAGAAGAGAGAGACCTTGTAACATCATTTGTTGGAGGTATACATATCTCACAGGCACAAAAAGGTTACCTGGCTAAATTAAGCGAGGCCTTTAGAATAGGAGATATAGTCCAGGGAAAGGTTACAAAAATTATAGGACTCGATAACGTTGATCTTACAACTGCAGATGAGGATATGGGTGTTTTAAAGGCAATGTGCACAAATTGCAGGCACTATATGGTAAAAATAGGTAAGAATGAAGTGCAATGCCTGAACTGCGGTAGAAAAGAAAAAAGAAAACTTTCTGAAAATTATGAGGGTTAA
- a CDS encoding VOC family protein, which translates to MKVKYATMIVKDMDESIKFYRDVMGFEIDSQYDLGPAGEITLLKGEGETMVEIIKNPVDEPGLFSIGMDVENINDTIKELKAKGAKVTMEPTQITVGHLAFIEDPNGVRIALIQHN; encoded by the coding sequence ATGAAAGTTAAATACGCTACCATGATAGTTAAGGATATGGATGAGTCAATTAAATTCTATAGGGATGTTATGGGGTTTGAAATAGACAGTCAATACGATCTCGGACCAGCAGGAGAAATCACATTACTTAAAGGTGAAGGAGAAACTATGGTAGAAATCATTAAAAATCCAGTTGATGAACCGGGGCTATTTTCAATAGGAATGGATGTTGAAAACATAAACGATACAATCAAAGAACTTAAAGCAAAAGGTGCTAAAGTCACAATGGAACCCACACAGATAACAGTTGGACATCTTGCATTTATAGAAGACCCAAATGGAGTCCGAATAGCGTTAATTCAACACAATTAA
- a CDS encoding DNA-directed RNA polymerase subunit L: MKILKNTKTELEIEITGETHSLCNALRKTIMEDKSVESAAYVIDHPIVGEPVLYIKGKNPKKSLQKAAETLMSQCNEFKGLIEASEK, from the coding sequence ATGAAGATTTTAAAGAATACTAAGACTGAACTTGAAATTGAGATTACAGGCGAAACTCATTCATTATGCAACGCATTAAGAAAAACAATAATGGAAGATAAAAGCGTGGAATCAGCCGCATACGTGATAGACCATCCAATTGTAGGGGAGCCTGTATTGTATATTAAGGGTAAAAACCCAAAAAAATCGCTTCAAAAAGCTGCAGAAACATTAATGTCACAATGTAATGAATTTAAAGGCCTAATAGAGGCTTCAGAAAAATAA
- a CDS encoding DUF99 family protein, giving the protein MKNKKFRKIKQEIRILGIDDAPFPPHTQNKVMLIGTVFRGGTWLDGVLRTYISGDGNDSTAEIINMVNNTRHKDQIGVIMLDGITFGGFNVANVREIFEKTEIPVIVIMRKFPDFDKIKRALLRFEDYEKRWNYILNAGKVYKIQNKEPIYIQICGIDLEDAEEIVSLSTTRSAIPEPIRAAHLIAAGVETGESKGSA; this is encoded by the coding sequence ATGAAAAATAAAAAATTCAGGAAAATCAAGCAGGAAATAAGGATTTTAGGCATTGACGATGCCCCATTCCCTCCACATACTCAGAATAAGGTAATGCTGATTGGCACTGTTTTTAGGGGAGGAACATGGCTTGATGGAGTCCTCAGGACTTATATTTCAGGCGATGGGAACGATTCAACTGCAGAAATCATCAATATGGTAAATAACACCAGACATAAAGACCAGATCGGAGTCATCATGCTTGATGGGATTACTTTTGGTGGATTTAACGTTGCTAATGTAAGGGAAATCTTTGAAAAAACAGAAATTCCGGTCATCGTTATTATGAGGAAATTCCCCGACTTCGATAAAATTAAAAGAGCTCTTTTGAGGTTTGAAGACTATGAAAAGAGATGGAATTACATTCTAAACGCAGGTAAAGTTTATAAAATCCAGAATAAAGAACCGATATATATCCAGATATGTGGAATCGATTTAGAAGATGCAGAAGAAATTGTGAGCCTTTCCACAACAAGGAGCGCGATACCTGAGCCAATAAGGGCCGCTCATTTAATAGCCGCAGGGGTGGAGACTGGAGAATCTAAAGGAAGCGCTTAA
- a CDS encoding NUDIX hydrolase: MHENPSLTVDAVIICENNEIALIKRKNDPYKDSWALPGGFVEYGETVESAVLREVKEETGLEVDLVTMVGVYSDPDRDPRGHTVTICYLAKKVGGNLKADTDASKANCFKKDEISGLKLAFDHDFILKDAFKLLENENEVLI, encoded by the coding sequence TTGCATGAAAATCCTTCTTTAACCGTAGATGCAGTAATAATCTGTGAAAATAACGAAATAGCACTGATTAAACGAAAAAATGATCCCTACAAGGATTCATGGGCATTACCCGGAGGATTTGTTGAATACGGCGAAACTGTAGAATCAGCAGTTTTAAGAGAGGTAAAAGAAGAAACCGGCCTTGAAGTTGACTTGGTAACAATGGTGGGTGTTTACTCTGATCCAGATCGAGATCCAAGAGGGCACACAGTTACAATATGTTATCTTGCAAAAAAAGTTGGAGGAAACTTGAAAGCAGATACAGATGCTTCCAAAGCAAACTGTTTCAAAAAGGATGAAATTTCAGGGTTAAAACTTGCATTTGACCATGATTTTATTTTAAAAGATGCATTTAAACTCTTAGAAAACGAAAATGAAGTTTTAATTTAA
- a CDS encoding transcription factor S: MEFCPKCGTVMFPKNNRFKCKCGYEKEITKEEKSKYEVSEKVSAKENIIIRGENVKTLPTTRAICPKCKNKEAFWWLQQTRRADESETRFLRCTKCGHTWREYD, encoded by the coding sequence ATGGAATTCTGTCCAAAATGTGGAACTGTTATGTTTCCCAAAAATAACCGTTTTAAGTGCAAATGCGGATATGAAAAGGAAATAACCAAAGAAGAAAAAAGTAAGTATGAGGTCTCTGAAAAGGTATCAGCAAAAGAAAATATAATAATTAGAGGAGAAAATGTAAAAACATTGCCAACAACTCGTGCTATATGTCCCAAGTGTAAGAATAAAGAAGCTTTCTGGTGGCTTCAGCAGACAAGAAGGGCTGATGAATCTGAAACAAGATTTTTAAGATGTACAAAATGCGGACATACATGGCGTGAATATGATTAG
- the pcn gene encoding proliferating cell nuclear antigen (pcna) codes for MFKAVLSDSNILKTSFDAISSIVDEVQMQADSEGLRLDALDRSHITFVHLELKPGLFDEFTIDEPLKINVDTEELMKVLKRAKSDDIVELSVDEGNLIIVFEGEARRRFKIRLIDIEYEAPSPPDLEYPTEFEVPFILLKNSIQDIEIVSDKIVLMVDSDKFIAEAEGEFGDAKIEYLHGEKIDTNAKSIFSLEKIKEMLKADKFSDIIVLKLGNDMPLNLSLKMVSDEGELSFLLAPRIESEE; via the coding sequence ATGTTTAAAGCAGTTCTAAGCGATTCGAATATCTTAAAAACCAGTTTTGATGCAATATCTTCTATTGTGGATGAAGTGCAGATGCAGGCAGATAGCGAAGGTCTAAGACTTGACGCACTTGATAGATCTCACATCACATTTGTCCATCTTGAACTCAAACCAGGATTATTTGATGAATTTACCATAGATGAGCCTTTAAAAATTAATGTGGATACAGAAGAGCTTATGAAGGTCTTAAAAAGGGCAAAAAGTGATGATATTGTTGAACTTTCAGTGGATGAAGGAAATCTTATTATCGTATTTGAAGGAGAAGCACGCCGTAGATTCAAAATACGACTTATAGACATTGAATATGAAGCGCCAAGCCCACCAGATCTTGAATATCCAACTGAATTTGAAGTTCCTTTTATCCTCCTTAAAAATTCCATTCAGGACATCGAGATAGTATCAGATAAGATAGTGTTAATGGTGGATTCAGATAAATTCATTGCAGAGGCAGAAGGTGAGTTTGGAGATGCAAAAATTGAGTACCTCCATGGGGAGAAAATAGATACCAATGCAAAATCCATATTTTCACTTGAAAAGATCAAAGAGATGCTTAAGGCAGATAAATTCTCAGATATCATCGTTTTAAAGCTTGGAAACGACATGCCTCTAAATCTATCATTAAAGATGGTTTCTGATGAAGGAGAGCTCAGTTTCTTATTAGCGCCACGTATAGAAAGCGAAGAATAG